CGTCAGCACCTGACGATCCTTCGGGCCAGTGGCTCCCGCCTCGCCGCACGTAAATACACCAGGCCGAACTTCCTGACACTCAGATCGCAGTTCGGCCTCTGGAGGATTGGCAATTCGGGTTGGATCGATGCCTTCTCCCTCGAGCGCGTCTGCAATCATCTCGGCGCGTCGTTGGCCTAAAGCTATGTTGTACTCGTCGGAGCCTTCGGGGGACGCCCTGCCGACGAGTTGCACCTTCAGGGCCGGATTGTCCCGCAACTGCGTGACCAGCTCTTTGAAGTTTGCGCTCCCCTCAGCGGTGAGACTGTCGCTGAGAGCCCTTTTTCCTGCCGCTTGCGGCGACGGCTTATCTCTTTGAAAGAAGATCTGCAGAGGGGAGGGCAAAGGTCTTGGGGGCGGTGGAGGCGGAGGTGGGAGGACGCAGGAGTCCCCCTTAGGAATCAGGGGGAGTACACAACATTCTCCCTTGGATGTTTGTTGTCCTGGAAGGCACAGATCTGGTGGCGGTGGCGGCGGGAGCGCCGTGCAATTCTCTTGCGCCGCGTCGGGAGTGGTGTCTTCCGGGCAGCATCTCGGGTTGAGCGCGTTGATGACTATCCGCTCCGGCGCGCAACACACCCGCGCGTTCTCATCGGGTGTTCCTGTCTTGCAGCACTGCCCTTTGTGTTCCTTGGTCGCGCCAGGTTTGAAGCCGGGCGGGCATGTGATCTCCGTGGCCGGCTTGTCTCTGCAATTGACGCCGGGAATCTTGCAGATCGCTTCGATGACGTCCTTGGAACATCCTCTCCCGAGAGGAGTTTTCGCACAACAGTTGACGAAATCCTGAAACCGACGCGCGGCGAGATCGATGCTGCAGTCGAAATCCGGTTCAGGGAAATCAGGTGGTCCTGGAGGCTCGGGCTGCCGTTGAACTTCATCGCGCTGGGCTGGAGATTCGAGCGCACCGCCTGATTGCTGGACGACATGCGTCAGCTCGTGAGCCAGGAGGCGATCGCCTTCCGAGGTCCCTGGACGGAAACGGCCAGGCGCAAAGTGGATGTTCGCACCGGTTGTGAAGGCCTGCGCGTTGATCTCGGCGGCGGCGTTTGCCGCGCGGTTGTCGGTGTGCACCCGCACGCCACTCAAATCGTACCCGAAGCGCGGCTCGAAGTAGCCTCGAGCAGAGACAGGCAGCGCCTGGCCGGCCCCCTGCGACGTCATCAGATAAGATTCGAGCCCGGGGGTGACGCCGGGCGGCTCCCATGCACCCGCTGACTTGGCCTGGAGCACTCCTTCCTCCTCTTCATCAGGCGCCGACCGCCGTTGGCGTCCTCTTCGCACTCTTGGCAGACTCGCTGGATTGTCAACGGCGCGCGCTGGATGGATGCCGGCTCTTGCAGGTCCGGCATGCGCATGACCTCATCGGCCACACGGTCGGCCTCGCGCTCGTACTTGTCACCGGCGCGGCCAACGGTGAGCGTGGGCTGGATGAGCTGCGAGCGAAGCCATCGCGCAGTAGCCCTGTTGCCGGCGGTTCGCTGGAGGTGCTGGACCTGAGCGCCCGGTTCGGTTCGACGTAACCGCGGAGACCGGACGGCGGACGTACGTCCGGAGCTCCGAGATCCGGCCTTGCGGGTCATCCGTTGTAGCAGTCTCGCCATCGCGGTGTCGCGCGTGAGGGGCCCTGCAGAGAGGTCGGGGCGGGAGCAGCCCCTCTCTCCGCCCTCTAATTCTAGATCGTTTGCAGCCATTCACTCAATGCGTCGGGACCAAGGTGGCGGCAGGAGATAAGGGGCGCGGTCGGATCTCGAAATGCGCCGTATGTGTTCCGACGGGACCCCGCTTCATGAGGCGGGACCTGATCTCCCCGGAGAAGGAAGCTCAGCCCCAGCGCGTACGGCGCGAGGAGGCTCCTCTGGGGGAGCGCGGGGAACGCATCTTCTCGGCGCGGCCCGCCTCGCTCTTCTGGAAGTCCTGGACCGTAGTCCATGCCCAGGCGTCCAGCCCCCTTCTCATGGCTCGTGCACTCGGCCATCACCAGCGTTCCGGATCCTTTCACGGCGATCCGGATCGGCCCCGGGCTCGGCGGCCCGAACCGAACCGGTCCTCGAAGCAGATCGGGGATCCCCGGGGCCGGCGGCAAACGCAGTCGCGTCTACGCCGAGAGGCCATGCGCGCCTCGACCACAGGCCCGGCCGAGGCGATCGTCGAGCCGGCCACCTCCGAAACTGGCATACGCTCGCCCGTCGCAAGGCGAGGTTCAGAAGCACCGCTCACCTCTCGTTGCTGCAAGGCGATCCCTTGCCTCCCTCCGGAGGCATAGACGGGGACTACGCGCAAGAGGTCGCGCAGTTGGGAGGCGCTGGTCGCACGATGCGATCTCTCGGAAGGATCGTTCGGCGAGGGGATCGTCGCTTTCCCTGAAATACGAAGCCCGAGGCCCCAAGGCTCCGAGACGTACTGACGGTAGAACCCGAGACATGGCGCCTTTCGGATTCCGGTTGCGGGTTTGCGGGCGCCGGTGCTAGGCCCAACGCCATGGCCGGTAGTGTAGCGTCCCCCACACCGATGATGCCGTCAATGGTATCTGCCAGGGCGCCTCCCCCGGTGTCTGATAGAGCGATTCTCCCAAGTGTATGATAGTTATGTTGCTTTTGGTGATTGGTGACACAACTTTCTAAATTCGCTAGGATCGTGAGCCTCCATAATCCGGTAATTTGTCACTCCAGAAATGGTAATATGTCACAGACTGCAGGTCTGTGGCCGGTTAGGATCCATGACGTCATCCAGAAGAAAGAGTACGGGACATGACCGGCTCCGTTCTGCTTCCGGCGGGGAATCGTGACCCGTACCGACAACGGATCTTCCTTTTGCGGCGTCAAGGCATCAAGTGTTATGGAGGCCGGCAGCAACCATGCCACACGGGAGGCTTTGTAGCGGCCATCGTCAATGTATCAATTGACGACGGCGATGGGCTCTCCGGGCAGGTCTATCGATCGCCCCGGCATTCGAGCCGAACAGCCTTACCTTTAAATAAGGGATCAGGCAAATCAGCGATGCCGTGAAGGAATCACGAGTAAGAAGTGGAAAGCAAATCATTACGTCCTGGAGTTGTAGAATCAGGAAAGTAACCGAGGCACTTCGGGTCTCAAACATCCCCAGTGGAATTGAGAAATGGCAGTTGTCGGTTTATATCGACGGTCCGTTTCAGCCATCTCTTTTGATGCGTATTCATTCGCATGACGAAGGCGGCGGTGTTCGCGTTATTGGTAGATCCTACGCTTGCCACGACTTGGTTTCACCAAGGCCGCCGTGGAGGAAGTGACGTCGGATATCCTCGATTGCGCCGAAGCGGGTGCGGCAGGCTACGTTACGGCGGATGCGTCCATCGACGACCTTGTTGCCGCAATCGAGCGCATCACGCATGAAGAATTGGTCTGCTCCCCGCGCGTTGCCGCCAAACTCTTCCGGCGCGTCTCAGAACGCCACGATCAGTGGGTCCCTGGCGCACCGCAGGTGAGCATGCTCACAAGCCGCGAACGACAAGTCCTTGACTTCATTCGGCAGGGCCACTCGAACAAGGAGATCGCCAGGAAACTCAACATCGCGGAGCCGACCGTCAAGAACCACGTCCACCATCTTCTCGAGAAGCTGAAAGTGGCGACCCGCGCGCAAGCAGCAGCTCGGGCCAAGCTTCCGGCAAGTCGTCGGCGCTTCGGTCTCGCGAATTGAAGTCGCGCGGGATCGGCTAGTTCCAAGGTGCCTATCCCGGTTGACGCCCAATACCCCTGGGGGTAGCGTTCGGGTGTGGCGAAGCGCTTCCCGACGACGTTGCTTGAATTCCAGCAGATATTCGGTGGGCTCAATCCCCCGATCTCAGCCCCGCAGCGCCCCCGCCTTGCCGTCCTCGATGACGAACGTCGCCAGGGTCGAGATCGGCGCCCCCGGTGTCTTCACGGTGTCCACGGCCTGCATTTCGACGACCGCGCGATCGCGCGACAGGGTGACGCGCGTGTAGCCGCGTCGGGTACCGTCGGCGAGCTTGATGTGCGGGTTTTCGGGGAGGACCGCGGCGATGCGCTCCGGCGGCCTGCCGTCGGAGCTGATAGAGGTCGTCACGAACTCCGTGGCCACGACCGGGGACCCGGGATCGTCGAAGTCGAGCTTGAGATCGGTGGCATAGAAGGCGTGGACGTCACCGCCCAGCACGATCGGGTTCGAGACGCGCCGCAGGGCGAGCGAGCGCAAGAGGCGCGAACGGGCCGCGGGGTAGCCGTCCCAGGCGTCGGTCCAGAACGACTGCCCGGGCCCGGACGTCGGATCGAGCCGGGCCATGAGGCTCTGCTGGGCGATGAGGTTCCAGCGGGCCCTCGAGCGGGCAAGGCCCTCGGTGAGCCAGCGTTCCTGCTCGGATCCGAGGATACTGCGGTTCGGATCGCTGCGCTCCGCACACGCCCCGACTGTGTTGGAACCGCCCCGTCCCGGTTTGGGGCAGGCTTGATAGTCACGATACTGGCGGCCATCGAGCAAATGGAATGCAGCCAGTCCCCCGAAGCCGACCCGCGCGTGGAGGCGCATATCGGGTCCACTCGGGCGCGCGCTCGCGGGCAGGGGCATGTGTTCGTAGTAGGCCCGGTAGGCCGCCGCCCGGCGAGCCAGGAATTGCTCGCGCGGCGTGAGATCCTGGGAGCGGTCATTGGCGTAGTCGTTATCGACCTCGTGGTCATCCCATATCGCGGCCCAGGGAAAGGCGGCGTGGGCCGCTTGCAGATCGAGATCGGATCGGTACAGCGCGTAGCGGTTCCGGTAATCGCTGAGACTCACCGCCTCCGCACCCGTGTGTGCGCGGACCGGCTGTTTTCCCCAGGAGCCCTCGTAGATGTAATCGCCGAGGTGTACGCAGAGGTCGAGCGCATCGCGGGCCATGTGCCGATAGGCCGTGTAATAGCCATGCTCATAGTGCTGGCACGAGGCGAAGGCGAAGCGCAGATCCGCAAGCCCGGCACCAACGGCCGGGGCCGTGCGTGTGCGTCCGACCGGGCTCAGCTCCGAGCCTGCCGTGAATCGATACCAGTACCAGCGCTCCGGCGCCAATCCCGTTAGCTCGACGTGTACGGAATGGGCGTCGTCCGGTCTCGCCAAGGTGACGCCGCGCCGTGCGATGCGCCGAAAGCGTTCGTCATGGGCCACCTCCCAGGCCACCTCAATGGGCAGCGCTCCCATCCCGCCACCCTGTAGCGGGTCCGGCGCAAGCCGTGTCC
This window of the Pseudomonadota bacterium genome carries:
- a CDS encoding DUF4157 domain-containing protein — its product is MLQAKSAGAWEPPGVTPGLESYLMTSQGAGQALPVSARGYFEPRFGYDLSGVRVHTDNRAANAAAEINAQAFTTGANIHFAPGRFRPGTSEGDRLLAHELTHVVQQSGGALESPAQRDEVQRQPEPPGPPDFPEPDFDCSIDLAARRFQDFVNCCAKTPLGRGCSKDVIEAICKIPGVNCRDKPATEITCPPGFKPGATKEHKGQCCKTGTPDENARVCCAPERIVINALNPRCCPEDTTPDAAQENCTALPPPPPPDLCLPGQQTSKGECCVLPLIPKGDSCVLPPPPPPPPRPLPSPLQIFFQRDKPSPQAAGKRALSDSLTAEGSANFKELVTQLRDNPALKVQLVGRASPEGSDEYNIALGQRRAEMIADALEGEGIDPTRIANPPEAELRSECQEVRPGVFTCGEAGATGPKDRQVLTRVFLPNP
- a CDS encoding alkaline phosphatase D family protein, with the protein product MASTTNGDADEPSCTRRTFLTGALAGAVALASPLVRAAPRKPRFARYPFALGVASGYPTEDGVVLWTRLAPDPLQGGGMGALPIEVAWEVAHDERFRRIARRGVTLARPDDAHSVHVELTGLAPERWYWYRFTAGSELSPVGRTRTAPAVGAGLADLRFAFASCQHYEHGYYTAYRHMARDALDLCVHLGDYIYEGSWGKQPVRAHTGAEAVSLSDYRNRYALYRSDLDLQAAHAAFPWAAIWDDHEVDNDYANDRSQDLTPREQFLARRAAAYRAYYEHMPLPASARPSGPDMRLHARVGFGGLAAFHLLDGRQYRDYQACPKPGRGGSNTVGACAERSDPNRSILGSEQERWLTEGLARSRARWNLIAQQSLMARLDPTSGPGQSFWTDAWDGYPAARSRLLRSLALRRVSNPIVLGGDVHAFYATDLKLDFDDPGSPVVATEFVTTSISSDGRPPERIAAVLPENPHIKLADGTRRGYTRVTLSRDRAVVEMQAVDTVKTPGAPISTLATFVIEDGKAGALRG